The proteins below are encoded in one region of Phaseolus vulgaris cultivar G19833 chromosome 1, P. vulgaris v2.0, whole genome shotgun sequence:
- the LOC137816551 gene encoding U-box domain-containing protein 4: MGTESYTYLGRNFSQLSINDASSSSAFSDCNSDRSGEFATASSQTRRFLITCATENSDDLIRQLVADLHSASLDDQKQAAMEIRLLAKNKPENRLKIAKAGAIKPLISLISSSDLQLQEYGVTAILNLSLCDENKEAIASSGAIKPLVRALSTGTATAKENAACALLRLSQVEENKAAIGRSGAIPALVSLLESGGIRAKKDASTALYSLCTVKENKLRAVKAGIMKVLVELMADFESNMVDKSAYVVSVLVTVPEARAALVEEGGVPVLVEIVEVGTQRQKEIAVVILLQVCEDSVTYRSMVAREGAIPPLVALSQSGTNRAKQKAEKLIELLRQPRSSNGGGRASELAV, encoded by the exons ATGGGAACCGAGAGCTACACTTACCTAGGACGCAATTTCAGCCAACTCAGCATCAACGACGCTTCCTCTTCCTCCGCCTTCAGCGACTGCAACAGTGACAGATCTGGCGAATTCGCTACCGCTTCTTCGCAAACGCGCCGCTTCCTCATCACCTGCGCCACCGAAAACTCCGACGACTTGATCCGTCAACTCGTCGCCGATCTCCACTCCGCCTCACTCGACGATCAGAAACAAGCCGCCATGGAAATCAGATTGCTCGCCAAGAACAAGCCCGAGAATCGACTCAAAATCGCCAAAGCCGGCGCAATCAAACCGCTGATTTCACTCATTTCCTCGTCGGACCTCCAGCTCCAGGAATACGGCGTCACCGCGATTCTGAATCTCTCGCTCTGCGATGAGAACAAGGAGGCCATCGCATCCAGCGGCGCGATTAAGCCGCTGGTTCGCGCGCTGAGCACGGGAACCGCGACGGCGAAGGAGAACGCGGCGTGCGCGCTGCTGCGGCTGTCGCAGGTGGAGGAGAACAAGGCGGCGATTGGTCGTTCCGGTGCGATTCCGGCGCTGGTGAGCCTTCTGGAGAGCGGCGGAATCCGCGCGAAGAAGGACGCGTCGACGGCGCTGTACTCGCTGTGCACGGTGAAGGAGAACAAGCTGAGGGCGGTGAAGGCGGGGATCATGAAGGTGCTGGTGGAGCTGATGGCGGACTTCGAGTCGAACATGGTGGACAAGTCCGCGTACGTGGTCAGCGTGCTGGTGACGGTGCCGGAAGCAAGAGCGGCGCTGGTGGAGGAAGGCGGCGTGCCGGTGCTGGTTGAGATCGTTGAGGTCGGAACACAGAGGCAGAAGGAAATCGCGGTTGTTATTCTGTTGCAGGTGTGCGAAGATAGCGTGACGTATCGCTCTATGGTGGCTCGCGAAGGTGCGATTCCTCCTTTGGTGGCTTTGTCTCAGTCCGGCACCAATCGCGCCAAGCAAAAG GCGGAGAAATTAATTGAACTTCTGCGGCAACCGAGATCCAGCAACGGCGGTGGTCGTGCGTCGGAACTGGCGGTGTAA
- the LOC137816549 gene encoding mitochondrial outer membrane protein porin 2-like: protein MSGKGPGFFSDIGKSGRDILTKDYNSDQRFTISSSANSGLDLKSTLVKSRGLSSGDVTTEFKYKNKVVNFKVDTESNVLTTLTVSDVVPSGKTIASIRLPDYSSGKFEAQYLHDHVAFTFGVGLTRSPAIDFSGTMGTPSIAFGAETSYSTSLGKFTKYNAGLCLKMPSSSASVILGDKGDSMKVSYLNQLERLNGGAVVGEISRRFSTNENTLTVGCSYVVDSQTVLKAKLNNHGNLGALLQHELTRKSFLTISGAFETKDLDKNPKFGFSLLLKP, encoded by the exons ATGTCAGGCAAAGGACCTGGTTTCTTCTCCGATATCGGCAAGAGTGGAAGAG ATATCCTCACGAAGGATTACAACTCCGATCAGAGATTTACCATCTCTTCCTCCGCCAACTCTGGTCTC GACCTGAAATCTACATTGGTGAAGAGCAGAGGACTTTCCTCTGGTGATGTGACTACGGAATTTAAGTATAAGAACAAAGTGGTGAATTTCAAAGTTGATACTGAATCAAAT GTGTTGACTACATTAACTGTCTCTGATGTTGTGCCGTCAGGAAAAACCATTGCTTCGATTCGTTTGCCTGATTACAGTTCTGGAAAG TTTGAGGCTCAGTATCTTCATGATCATGTGGCCTTTACTTTTGGTGTTGGTTTAACCCGCTCCCCTGCCATTGATTTTTCTGGGACGATGGGCACTCCCAGCATTGCCTTTGGAGCAGAAACGAGCTATTCAACAAGTCTTGGCAAATTTACGAAATACAATGCTGGTCTGTGCTTGAAAATGCCAAGTTCCAGTGCTTCAGTAATTTT AGGTGATAAGGGAGATTCTATGAAGGTATCATATTTAAACCAGCTAGAAAGATTGAATGGAGGAGCTGTTGTTGGAGAGATTAGCAGAAGGTTTTCTACAAATGAGAACACGTTAACAGTTGGATGTTCATATGTGGTTGATTCTCAGACAGTTTTGAAGGCAAAGCTGAACAACCACGGCAACCTTGGGGCTTTATTGCAGCATGAGCTAACACGAAAGTCATTCTTGACAATATCGGGCGCTTTTGAAACAAAGGATTTGGACAAGAATCCCAAGTTTGGTTTCTCACTCTTGCTCAAGCCGTAA
- the LOC137816548 gene encoding F-box/kelch-repeat protein At5g43190 — protein sequence MKKNTQIIMNNFPATPRSSSSSAPPMDPKIWSKLPPEILEYILSFLPLKTFLNLRSTCKGFWSLIFSPSFISKHSSPSSSSSSSSSSSSSPFSSFLLLSHPQFHRHFPLYDCTLGTWRNISLSLSDSSLHSCPSLTTLVSSGGLFCLSDSLSRSLLVCNLLAKSSRTIQYPTFSLHLEHLTFVTTPTGYTIFVLCSHSASNSAFVYDSKVRTWNRFHGFGPVLGDNHHQQGVFFKGGLYFATPEPFSVVMFDLGSGKWEKPVGGLPGQLTFLRLVSDGEGKLYMVGGVGNNGISRSIKLWELGGDGKWVEVQSLPDLMCKKFVCVSYHNYEHVYCFWHEGMICICCYTWPEILYYLVSRRTWHWLPRCPSLPLKCSCGFKWFSFLPNLYASV from the coding sequence ATGAAGAAGAACACACAAATCATCATGAACAATTTCCCTGCCACTCCAaggtcatcatcatcatcagcacCTCCAATGGATCCCAAAATTTGGAGCAAATTGCCACCTGAAATCCTTGAATACATCCTCTCTTTTCTTCCTCTCAAAACCTTCTTGAATCTCAGATCCACTTGCAAAGGTTTTTGGTCTCTCATATTCTCTCCCTCCTTCATTTCCAAACActcttctccctcttcctcctcttcctcttcttcttcttcttcttcttcaccctTCTCTTCCTTTCTCCTACTCTCACACCCTCAATTCCACCGCCACTTCCCTCTCTACGATTGCACCCTCGGCACGTGGCGCAACATCTCTCTCTCGCTCTCTGATTCTTCACTACACTCTTGCCCTTCCCTCACCACTCTTGTCTCCTCCGGTGGCCTCTTCTGCCTATCTGATTCACTCTCACGCTCCTTGCTAGTCTGCAACCTTCTGGCCAAGTCTTCTAGAACCATTCAGTACCcaactttctctcttcacttGGAGCATCTCACTTTCGTCACAACCCCAACAGGGTACACCATATTCGTCCTCTGCTCTCACTCTGCTTCAAACTCTGCCTTTGTTTATGACTCAAAGGTTCGAACTTGGAATCGGTTTCACGGTTTTGGTCCGGTTCTCGGTGACAACCATCATCAACAAGGCGTTTTTTTCAAAGGGggtttgtattttgcaaccCCGGAACCGTTTTCTGTGGTGATGTTTGATTTGGGGAGTGGAAAGTGGGAGAAACCCGTTGGAGGGCTACCGGGTCAGCTCACTTTTCTTCGATTGGTGAGTGATGGAGAAGGGAAATTGTACATGGTTGGTGGGGTTGGGAACAATGGAATCTCGAGGAGCATAAAGTTGTGGGAATTGGGTGGAGATGGGAAGTGGGTGGAAGTGCAAAGTTTGCCTGATCTCATGTGTAAGAAGTTTGTGTGTGTGTCTTACCATAACTATGAGCATGTTTATTGCTTTTGGCATGAAGGGATGATCTGCATTTGCTGCTACACTTGGCCAGAGATTTTGTATTACTTAGTTTCTAGGAGGACTTGGCATTGGCTTCCAAGGTGCCCTTCTTTGCCTCTCAAATGCAGTTGTGGTTTCAAGtggttttcttttcttccaaaTCTCTATGCTTCAGTCTGA